In a genomic window of Sus scrofa isolate TJ Tabasco breed Duroc chromosome 4, Sscrofa11.1, whole genome shotgun sequence:
- the PLEKHF2 gene encoding pleckstrin homology domain-containing family F member 2 produces the protein MVDRLANSEANTRRINIVENCFGAAGQPLTIPGRVLIGEGVLTKLCRKKPKARQFFLFNDILVYGNIVIQKKKYNKQHIIPLENVTIDSIKDEGDLRNGWLIKTPTKSFAVYAATATEKSEWMNHINKCVTDLLSKSGKTPSNEHAAVWVPDSEATVCMRCQKAKFTPVNRRHHCRKCGFVVCGPCSEKRFLLPSQSSKPVRICDFCYDLLSTGDMATCQPTRSDSYSQSLKSPLNDVSDDDDDDDSSD, from the coding sequence ATGGTGGATCGCTTGGCAAACAGTGAAGCAAATACTAGACGTATAAATATAGTAGAAAACTGTTTTGGAGCAGCTGGCCAACCCTTAACTATACCTGGTCGGGTTCTTATTGGAGAAGGAGTATTGACTAAGTTATGCAGAAAAAAGCCCAAAGCAAGgcagtttttcttatttaatgatATTCTTGTATATGGCAATATTGTCATccagaagaaaaaatacaacaaacagcATATTATTCCCCTGGAAAATGTCACAATTGATTCCATCAAAGATGAGGGAGATTTGAGGAATGGATGGCTGATCAAGACACCAACGAAATCATTTGCTGTTTatgctgccactgccactgaAAAATCAGAATGGATGAATCACATAAATAAATGTGTCACTGATTTACTCTCCAAAAGTGGGAAGACACCCAGTAATGAACATGCTGCTGTCTGGGTTCCTGACTCTGAGGCAACTGTATGTATGCGTTGTCAGAAAGCAAAATTCACACCTGTTAATCGTCGTCACCATTGCCGCAAATGTGGTTTTGTTGTCTGTGGGCCCTGCTCTGAAAAGAGGTTTCTTCTTCCCAGCCAGTCCTCTAAGCCTGTGCGGATTTGTGACTTCTGCTATGACCTGCTTTCTACTGGGGACATGGCCACGTGCCAGCCCACTAGATCGGACTCCTACAGTCAGTCATTGAAATCTCCATTAAATGATGtatctgatgatgatgatgatgatgatagcagTGACTAA